CCAGAGGGCCATGCGCGTGCGGGCCACGTCGCCCGCCTGCGCGGCCATGGCCAGCGCGTCGGTGTACTCGCCCGCGGCCATGGCGGGCGCGAAGCCCACGTCCAGGGCGCGCGCGAAGGCACCCAGTCGGGCGAAGCGCTCGGCCAACTCCGACGCGGACAGCATGTCCGGCGCGTCGGTGGCGATGCGCTCGACGACCTCCAGCGCCTCGCCCACTTCGCCCGCCTTCTCCCAGAGGCCGGCGGCCTCCAGCAGCAGCGGGGGACGCTCTTCCGGCGCGGCGAGCCGGGCCGCCTGCAACAGCGCGCGGGCCGCGCGGGGCGCGTCTCCGGAGGCGCGGTGCAGGTGCGCGACGAGCAGCGCGGCGCGCAGGTCCGGCTCCGTGGCGACGGCGGCCTTCGCGGCCTTCAGCGCGTCTTCCAGCAGGCCCGCCTTCTCGAAGGCACGCGCGGCGGCCACCAGCAGCGACACGCGCTGTTCGCCCGACGCGAGCTCCGCGCGGGCCACGCGGACTTCAGCGCGGCGCGCATGCGCATCACCGAGCAGCGGCTCCAGGGCCTCCAGCGCGTCGGCGTAGCCGGCACCGGAAGCGCCCCGGGCCACCACGGCCTCCAGCGCGTCGCGAGCGGCTTCCTCGCGGGCCGCGTCCTTCGCCAGCCCCGCGAACTCCAGCCGGAGCACCGCGGATTCGTCCGCGTCGTCCGTGAGCGGAATCAGCCGCTCCAGAGCGGCGAGCAGCTCCGTGGCCTCCTTGCGCGCACGCAGGCCGTCCACCAGCGCGCGCAGGGCGGCCGGGTTCTCCGGATCCGCCTCCGCCGCGCGGCGCGTGAGGGCCCAGGCCGTGTCCGCGTCCGACAGCGACTCGTTCGCCACGGACGCGGCGGCGAGCAGCAGCTCCGCGGCGCGCGAGCCTCCCGCGGCCTCCGCGCCCGCTTCGTAGATGCCCAGCAGGTCGCCGTGGCGGCCCAGGGCGCGCAGGCCCTCCACCGCACGGTCGATGACGCCCGCGTCCGCCGGACGCAGCCGGGCCAGGGGCACCAGCGCGTCGATGGCCTCGCGCGGATCGTCGAAGAGGTCGGCCGCGCGGCGCAGCAGCACCTCTTCCGTCGCCGCGTCCTGGGCCCTGCGCGCCAGCTGCAACGACGCCCGGTACAGGCCGGGGCCATTGCCCGTGCGCGAGTGCACCTCCGCGAGCAGCGACAGCGCCTCACCGCCGCGCGCGCCCTCCGGCTCCAGCGACACCACGGCTTCAAAGGCATCCGCCGCGTCGTGGAACGCGCCCGATGCGAGCGATGCATGGCCCAGGCGCAGCCACGTGCGCACGCGCACCGGCACCGGCAGCGAGTCCCCGCCCAGCGCCAGCACCCGGCGGTCATACGGCTGCGCGGCGGCGGGGCCCCCGCCCTGGGCGGCCAGCTCGGCGCGCGCGCAGAGGGCGTCCACGTCGCCGCCCGCGCGGCTCAAGTAGTCATCGAAGGCCTCCGCGGCCTTGAGCGCTTCGCCCGCGTCGAGCAGGCGCTGGGCCCGCTCACGCAACAGGGGCAGCGCTTCCTCGGGGGTCACGGCCTCCGCGCGCTGGCCCAGCAGGTCCGCCAGCCGGCGCACGTCTCCGGCGGCGCGCTCGCGCACGTGCTGGAAGGCCTCCGCGTTGGCGGGATCCAGCTCGAAGGCGCGGTCCTCGCAGAGGATGGCGCGCTCGCGGGCACCCTCTTCGCGGAAGGCGCTCGCGGCGGCGAGGTAGCTCGCGGCGGCCTCGGCGGGCGTCTGGCGCTCGGCGCGGCGGAGCATCAGCTCGGCCAGCGCCTGGCGCTCGCCGCTCTCTTCCAGATACGCGCGGTGGCGCGTGAAGACGGGCTCGCGGAACGGATCCGCCTCCAACAGGATGGCGTCGAACTCCGCGGCGTCCGCGGGGCGGCGCACCTGGTGCAGCAGCTCCGCGGCCTGCGCGGTCAGGTTCAGGTCGTCCGGCTTCGCGGCGCGTGCGGCGATGAGCGCGGCGGCGGCGGCCTCCGGCTTGTTCGCGCGGTCGCGGTAGAGGACCGCGGCCTGGTACAGCAGCGCCGCGTGACGGTCGGCGTCGATCTCCGACTCCGCGCACTCCTCGTACCAGGCGGCCAGCTCCGCGAGCCGGCCTTCGCGCTCCAGCAGCTCCGCGAGCAGACCTTCGGCTTCCGTGAGCCACCGGTCCTGGCGCAGGGCCTGGCGCAGGAAGCCTTCCGCCTTCGGCGTGTCCGCGAGCTCGCCCAGGTTCAGGCGGGCCAGGCGCAGCAGCACCGCCGCGCCCTCACGCGTGCCCGTCATCCGGGGCAGCCCGCGCTCCCACCAGCGCGCCTCGGCGGCCGCGTCGTCGCGGCGCTCGGCCAGGGCCGCGCCCATGCGCGCGGTGTCCAGCTCCGCGGCCAACCCGAAGGCACGCTCCAGCGAAGCCTCCGCCGCGTTCAGGTCCAGCTTCACGTCGCGCAGCAGCTCCGCGCGGCGGCGCTCGCACGCGGCGGCCTCGGCGTTGCGTTCACCGGCGGCGAGCAGGTCACGGGCGTTGGCGAGCGAGCGCAGCGCTTCGTCCGTGCGGCCCATCGACTCCGCGAGCCGGGCCTCCTCGTCGTAGGCCGCGAGCGCGGCGTCCACGTCCCCGGCCTGGAGGCTGAGCGCGGCCACCGGCTGGAGCTCCGCCAGGAGTTCCGACGTGCGACCCGTCTCGCGGTAGAGGGCGACGAGCCGGCGGCGCAGCGGCAGGGGCTCCTTCGCCATCTGCGCCGCGTGGGACAGCAGCGATGCGGCGATGCCCGCGTCCGCCAGCGCCTCGCGCGCCCGCTCCGCCAGCGACACCAGCCGCGCGACGGTGTCCTCGGACGGCGCCAGCACGCGCGCGTGGGCGACGCGCACCTCGAAGGCGCCGCGCGGGTCGTCGCGCTCCAGCAATGCGGACAGCCGCTCCACGGCGCGCTCGCACAGCGGACGCTGCGTGAGCAGGTACCGGTACGCGGCCACCGCGCGCTTCACGTCGCCGGCCTGCTCGGCCAGGTCGCCCAGGCGCAGGCTCGTGGCCTCCGCCGCCTCCGGGGCCGCGCGGAAGTCCGCGGCCTGGACCAGGGACTCCTGCAACGGCAGGGCTTCGCGCACCGCGCCGCGCAGGTAGAGCAGGTCCGCCAGCGTGGCCAGGTCCTCGCCCTTCGCGGGCACCCGCTCATGCGCGCGACGCGCCAGGGCCAGCGCCCGGTCCAGCTCCTGGGCCTGCCGCGCGTAGGTGACACCCTCGCGCAGCAGCGCCGCGGCCTCGGCGGCGTCGGCGTCCTCCGCCGCGGCCTCCAGCAGGCCCGCGGCCTCCAGCAGCTCTCCGCGCCCCGCGACCAACGACACCAGCCGGCGGCGCACCGCCGCGTCCGCCGGGGTCAACCGCAGCGCCTGGCGCAGCGCGGCCTCGGCGGGCGCGCCCTGCCCCAACCGGTCGAGGTAGAGGCTCGCAAGCTCCGAGTACAGCGACGCGGCGGCGGCGGGCGGCGCGTGGGGCGCCTCGGCGGCGAGCAACTCCGCGAGCCGGGCCCAGTCTTCCAGGTCGCGCAGCACGCGCTGCAACGCGAGCGTGGCTTCCTCGTGGCGCGGTGCCAGGCCGAGCGCGGCTTCCAGGTCGCGCGCCGCGGCCTCGCGGTCCTCCTGACCTTCGAGCAGCGCGGCGCGCATCAGGAGCGCTTCCACGCGGCGGGCGATGGGCCCCTGGCGCGCGGCCTCGGCCAGCGCGGCGGCTTCATCCGCGGGCTTGCCTTCACGGCGGGCCAGCTCGGCGAGCTGGAAGAAGGCATCGCACCGCGCGTCGGCGGGCGGCTCCAGCGCGATGGCGGCGCGCAGCGCGTCTCCGGCGGAGGCGCGCTCGTCCTTCTCCAGCAGCACGGTGGCCAGGGCCAGCAGCCGCTCCCGGGCACGGGCGCCCAGGGTGGCGTCGGCGGCCACGGCGCGGCGCCACGCATCCAGCTCCGCGGGCGCGTCCGACGTCTCGCGCGCCAGCTCCGCCAGCATCAGCAGCAGCGGCGCGGGCCGGCGCGACAGCTTCGCGGCCTGGGCGCAGTCATCGCGCGCGGGACCCGTGCGGCCAGCGCTCCGGTGCAGCATGGCCCGGCGCGCGAGCAACTCGGCGCGGGCTTCACCCGACGCGGCGGCCACCAGCGTGCCCAGCAGCTCCAGCCGCTCGGACTCTTCTTCCGGGGTTCCCGTGCCGGGCGGAGGCAGCAGCTCCAGCAGCGCCTGCGCCGCCCACGCATCCTGCGGCTCCTCCGCAAGGAGGCTGCGCAGCGAATCCGCCGCGGCGCTCGCGCGGCCCAGGGCGAGGCACAGCTCGGCCAGCTCGCGGCGGGCCTGACGGCGGGCATCTCCGGAGAGGCGCGGCCACAGCTCCACCAGCAGGTCCGCCAGGGCCTCACGGGCGCCGGCCTTGCGGTGCAGCGCGGCCAGCTCCAGCCGAGCGTCCAGGTCCTCCGGCGTGCGCGCGGAGAACTCCGCGAGCAGGCGCCGCGCCGCGTCCGTGCGGTTCGCGCGCACGGCGGCGGTCGCGGCCTTGCGCGTGAGGGCCACGCGCTCCGCTTCGCGCGGGGCATCCACGTCCGCGGGCGGCAGGGCCAGCACCGCCTCGAAGTCCTCCAGCGCGGCGCGGGCATCCGTGGCCAGCCGCAGCTCGCCCCGGCGGATGCGCGCAGGCGCGAACGTCGCGTCGCGCTCCAGCGCCTCGGCGAGGAAGGCCTCTTCACGGCTCGTGCCCGCGGCCAGCAGCGACGCGCGGAAGAGCAACTTCGAGCCCGCCCGGGCATCCGGCACCAGCGTGGCCCGCCTCGCGTACAGCCGCGCCGCCTCCAGCTTCTCACCGCGCTCCAGCTCCAGCTCGGCCAGGGCCTCCAGCACTTCCGCGGCGAGCGGTCCCTCGGGGCTCGCCTCCAGCGCGGAGGCCAGGCGCATCAGCGCGGCGGCCTTCTCTCCGCGCTCCAGCAGGGCGCGAGCGCTCTGGAGGAACAGCGGCGCCGCCTCCTCGGCACGGTCCGCTCCCGCCAGCGCCTGCGCGCGCGTGGCCCACAGCTCGGCCAGCGCCTGCGTCTCACCGGCCTCCGTGTAGAGGGCCTCCAGCCTCGTGGCGAGCACGTCGTCCAACCGCCGCAGCGGGAACGCCTGCGCGTACGCGGCGATGGCGCCCTCGCGGTCACCCAGCAGCTCGCACGCACGGCCCAGCCGGGCGCGCACGTCCGCCAGCTTCTCCGGCGCCGCGGTGCGCGGCAGCGTGGCCAGCAGCGACTCCAGCGCGCGACGGGCGTGCTCGGGCCGCTCGCAGCGCAGGCTCAGGTCCGCCAGGTCCAGCAGCACCGCCGCGTCCGGAGCGAGCCGCGCGGCCTTCTCCAGCGCCACCAGCGCGTCGCCCACGCGCCCCAGCCGCGCCTCCAGCACGCCGGCCAGTTCGCGCAGCGCCGCCGCCGCCAGCCGCTTGTCGCCCTGTGCTTCGGCCACCCGCGCGCGGTCCTCCAGCGCGGTGGCGAGCCCCGCCAGGTCGGAGCGCTTGCGCTGCAACGCGCACAGCTCGCCCAGCGCCGGCAGGTCGTCCGGCTCCGCGCGCAGCACCTCCTGCAGCGCGTGCACGGCAAGGTCCAGGTCGAAGGCCAGGTCGCGAGCGGCCACCGCGAGGCGGCGGTACTTCTGCGCCCGCTCCTTCGGCTCCGTCGTCAGCCGCGCCAGCGCCGCGAGGCAGCGGGTGAGCTGCGCTCCGTCGCGGCGGGCCTCGGCCAGCGCGAGCAGCGACTCCAGCGCGGGCCGGTGGTCGCCATCCGCCTCCAGCGCGAGCGTGAGCAGCTTGTCGGCCTTGTCCGCCTGCTGGAGCTTGCCCCGGTACAGCTCGCCCGCTTCGGCCCACAGCGCGGCGCGGGCCTTCGGCTCCTCCTTGAGGGCGGCGGCCTTCTCCAGCGCCTCGGCCAGCTCCTGCGAGCGGCCGGTGACGCGGAAGTACGGAATCAGTTCATCCAGCGCGACGGCATCGCGCGGATCCAACGCGAGCGCCGCTTCCAGGTGCTCACGGGCCCGCGCGGGGTCGCCCAGCTTCGTGCGCGACAGGCGCGCCAGCGCGTGGTGGCTCTCGTGCGCGGCGTGACGGACGCTCTCCGAACGCGGCGCCGGACCCGCCAGCTCCAGCGCCTGCTGGTAGCCGCTCAGGGCCTCCTGCAACCGGCCCAGGCCTTCGGCCACGCGCGCGGAGGCGAACAGCGGCTCCGGCTCACCGGGCAGCAGCGACACCGCCTCGCGGTAGCGCAAGAGCGCGTTCTCCGGCTGCTTCAGGCCCTCTTCCCACACCCTGCCCGCGAGCAGGTCCGCCTGTCCCACACGGTCCAGCTCATGGCGCGCCATGGACACTTCGCGCAACCGGTCCAGCGCCTTCAGCGCGCGCAGGTGCTCACCGCCGCGGTGGCACAGCTCACCCAGCAGCAAGAGCGCGTCCGGCTGGTCCGGCGACAGGCGCAGCGCGGCCTCGCAGTGCAGCCGGGCCCCCGCGATGTCGTCCTCCGTCTGAGCGCACAGCCGCGCCAGATGCACGTGCGCGTCCGCGGCCTCCAACGGATCACGAGCCAGGGCCGCGAGCCGCCGGTACGCCCGCACCGCGCCCGCCCGGTCGCGCGCCTGATCCGACGCGCGAGCCAGGGCCTTCAATGACGGCAGGTGGTCCGGCTTGAGGCCCAGCAGCTCATGCAGCGCCTTCACCGCCACTTGAGGCGCGGTGTCACGAGATGAACGTGCGGCAGCCTCTGCGGCGAAGAACGCCGCGGCCTCTTCCGACGTGCGGCGGGCCAGCGCGCACAGCGCCAGGTAGCGCTCCGCCGCGCGGGCACCCTCCCCCCGGCGCTCACGCACCACGGCCTCGCCCCACAGCGCAGCGGGGCTGCGGTCACGTCGGCGAGACAGCGTGGCCGCCACGTCCAGGGCCAGGTCATGCGCCTGCGGATCCGCGACGAGCAGCGCCAGCAACCGCTCCGCGGCGAACGGGTGCGCGTCCTGCGCGTCCCCGGCCTGGAGATACGCCTGCCGTGCCTCCGCGAGCCGTCCCTGCGCGACCAGCCCTTCCGCGTCCGCGAAGGCCCGAGCGCCCTCCAACGCCAGCATCAGCTCCTCGTCCGGCGCGGCGGGCGGCGGCAGCCCTCCGGCGGCGAAGCGCAGACGCAGTCCGGTGCTGGAGACCTCCGCCGCGGACAGGCGCGCGGTGTCCAGCGTGGGCACCTTGTAGCCCCGGCTCAGCGCGGCCAGCTCGCACAGCGCGGGCAGCACGCGGGTGGAGAAGCCGGTGGCGCCTCGCACCTCCACGTCCGGCAGCAGACCCAGCGCGCCCACGGCCTCGGACAGCAGGCCCGGCAGCTGCACGGACGGCGTGGCGGAGAACCCATACAGCCGCACGTCGTAGACGTAGACGGCCAGCCGGTCCCCGTCCGCGTCGAAGGCGATCTTGAACGTGAACGGCGTGCGCTCCGGCGCCGGCAGCCGGCCCTGGCCCTCCAGATAGCCGGGGCGGAAGTGCAGCCGCAGCTCCTCGATGCCCGCGAGCCGCCCGGCCAGCTCCGCCACCTTGCGCGTGACCAGGTCCGCGTCGACCGTCAGTTCCAGGAAGCCGAAGAGCAGCTTCTTGCGCTGATAGCGCGTGGCGCCCGCGCTGACGTTGAACGGGAAGCTGACGTCCGGAATCTGGAGCGCGAAATCGGCGATGCGCAGCCCGGGCTGGACCTCCAATGCCGGAAAGCCCACGAACGCACGCCGATCCAGCAGGCGAAGCTCGGGGGCGGCGCCGGAAGCAGGCGCGACGGGCTTGGGGGACTCGCTATCGGTGGCCATCGGTGGAGGCTGGGGAGGCTACCATGACCCCTAAGCCCTGGAATTTTTAGGCAAACCCTTGGCTGGGCGGCAGGCGGCGGGGCACGGCGTACCCAGGCGTTGCCCAGGTGATTCCGTCCTGGAGGAACGTCATGCGCCCTGGACGGAAGCCGTGCAAGATGCCGCGCCGTGCTGGCCCCCGACGCACTGGTTCTCGACGGTCGATTCCGGGTTCTCAAGCCCCTGGGCTCTGGGGGCATGGGTGAGGTGTACCTGGGTGAGCAGGTCTCCCTGGGCCGCAAGGTCGCCATCAAGGTCCTCCACCACGATCTGCACGCCCAGGCCGGCATGGCCGAGCGCTTCAAGCGCGAAGCGCGCCTCCTCTCCGCGGTGGAGCACCCGGCGGTGGTGCGCATCGTGGACTTCGGCCAGTCCGGCGACGCCGCGTGCCTCGTCATGGAGTTCGTGGAGGGGCAGAGCCTCTACGACGCGCTCCAGGGCGGCCCGCTGCTCGCGCCCCGCGCGCTGGCGCTGCTCCACCAGTTGGCGGAAGGGCTGGCCGCCATCCACGACAAGGGCATCATCCACCGCGACCTGAAGCCGGAGAACGTCCTCATCTCCCCGTCCGCGCGAGGGGAGCAGGCGCGGCTGTTGGACTTCGGCATCGCGCGGCTGGTGGAGCCGGAGGCGGGCAGCGCGCTCAGCCAGGTGGGCGTGGTGCTGGGCACGCCGGAGTACCTGTCCCCGGAGCAGGCCGTGGGCGCGAAGGTGGACACGCGCAGCGACCTGTACTCGTTCGGAGTGCTGGCCTACCGCGTGCTTTCCGGACGGCTGCCGTTCGACGGGCCTTCGCCGCGCCACTTCCTGTCGCAGCACGCCTCGCACGCGCCGCTGCCCCTGGATCGCGCGGCCCCGCAGCTGTCGCGCTACGTGGGGCTGCTGTCGCTGGTGATGCGGCTGTTGGACAAGGACCCGGCGAAGCGTCCGCAGACGGCGAACGAGCTGGCGGACGCGCTGGGCCTGGCGCACGCGGCGCTGATGGCGTTCACGCCTGGCCAGGGCACGCCCATCGTCCACGCGAACGCGACGCCCTCCTCTGGCACGGCGGCCTTCGGGGTGGATCCGGCGGCGCCGGCCATCCCGGGTTCGGGCACGGCGGCGTTCGGCGTGAATCCCGCGCCCGCGGGCCC
This DNA window, taken from Corallococcus coralloides DSM 2259, encodes the following:
- a CDS encoding flagellar hook-length control protein FliK — protein: MATDSESPKPVAPASGAAPELRLLDRRAFVGFPALEVQPGLRIADFALQIPDVSFPFNVSAGATRYQRKKLLFGFLELTVDADLVTRKVAELAGRLAGIEELRLHFRPGYLEGQGRLPAPERTPFTFKIAFDADGDRLAVYVYDVRLYGFSATPSVQLPGLLSEAVGALGLLPDVEVRGATGFSTRVLPALCELAALSRGYKVPTLDTARLSAAEVSSTGLRLRFAAGGLPPPAAPDEELMLALEGARAFADAEGLVAQGRLAEARQAYLQAGDAQDAHPFAAERLLALLVADPQAHDLALDVAATLSRRRDRSPAALWGEAVVRERRGEGARAAERYLALCALARRTSEEAAAFFAAEAAARSSRDTAPQVAVKALHELLGLKPDHLPSLKALARASDQARDRAGAVRAYRRLAALARDPLEAADAHVHLARLCAQTEDDIAGARLHCEAALRLSPDQPDALLLLGELCHRGGEHLRALKALDRLREVSMARHELDRVGQADLLAGRVWEEGLKQPENALLRYREAVSLLPGEPEPLFASARVAEGLGRLQEALSGYQQALELAGPAPRSESVRHAAHESHHALARLSRTKLGDPARAREHLEAALALDPRDAVALDELIPYFRVTGRSQELAEALEKAAALKEEPKARAALWAEAGELYRGKLQQADKADKLLTLALEADGDHRPALESLLALAEARRDGAQLTRCLAALARLTTEPKERAQKYRRLAVAARDLAFDLDLAVHALQEVLRAEPDDLPALGELCALQRKRSDLAGLATALEDRARVAEAQGDKRLAAAALRELAGVLEARLGRVGDALVALEKAARLAPDAAVLLDLADLSLRCERPEHARRALESLLATLPRTAAPEKLADVRARLGRACELLGDREGAIAAYAQAFPLRRLDDVLATRLEALYTEAGETQALAELWATRAQALAGADRAEEAAPLFLQSARALLERGEKAAALMRLASALEASPEGPLAAEVLEALAELELERGEKLEAARLYARRATLVPDARAGSKLLFRASLLAAGTSREEAFLAEALERDATFAPARIRRGELRLATDARAALEDFEAVLALPPADVDAPREAERVALTRKAATAAVRANRTDAARRLLAEFSARTPEDLDARLELAALHRKAGAREALADLLVELWPRLSGDARRQARRELAELCLALGRASAAADSLRSLLAEEPQDAWAAQALLELLPPPGTGTPEEESERLELLGTLVAAASGEARAELLARRAMLHRSAGRTGPARDDCAQAAKLSRRPAPLLLMLAELARETSDAPAELDAWRRAVAADATLGARARERLLALATVLLEKDERASAGDALRAAIALEPPADARCDAFFQLAELARREGKPADEAAALAEAARQGPIARRVEALLMRAALLEGQEDREAAARDLEAALGLAPRHEEATLALQRVLRDLEDWARLAELLAAEAPHAPPAAAASLYSELASLYLDRLGQGAPAEAALRQALRLTPADAAVRRRLVSLVAGRGELLEAAGLLEAAAEDADAAEAAALLREGVTYARQAQELDRALALARRAHERVPAKGEDLATLADLLYLRGAVREALPLQESLVQAADFRAAPEAAEATSLRLGDLAEQAGDVKRAVAAYRYLLTQRPLCERAVERLSALLERDDPRGAFEVRVAHARVLAPSEDTVARLVSLAERAREALADAGIAASLLSHAAQMAKEPLPLRRRLVALYRETGRTSELLAELQPVAALSLQAGDVDAALAAYDEEARLAESMGRTDEALRSLANARDLLAAGERNAEAAACERRRAELLRDVKLDLNAAEASLERAFGLAAELDTARMGAALAERRDDAAAEARWWERGLPRMTGTREGAAVLLRLARLNLGELADTPKAEGFLRQALRQDRWLTEAEGLLAELLEREGRLAELAAWYEECAESEIDADRHAALLYQAAVLYRDRANKPEAAAAALIAARAAKPDDLNLTAQAAELLHQVRRPADAAEFDAILLEADPFREPVFTRHRAYLEESGERQALAELMLRRAERQTPAEAAASYLAAASAFREEGARERAILCEDRAFELDPANAEAFQHVRERAAGDVRRLADLLGQRAEAVTPEEALPLLRERAQRLLDAGEALKAAEAFDDYLSRAGGDVDALCARAELAAQGGGPAAAQPYDRRVLALGGDSLPVPVRVRTWLRLGHASLASGAFHDAADAFEAVVSLEPEGARGGEALSLLAEVHSRTGNGPGLYRASLQLARRAQDAATEEVLLRRAADLFDDPREAIDALVPLARLRPADAGVIDRAVEGLRALGRHGDLLGIYEAGAEAAGGSRAAELLLAAASVANESLSDADTAWALTRRAAEADPENPAALRALVDGLRARKEATELLAALERLIPLTDDADESAVLRLEFAGLAKDAAREEAARDALEAVVARGASGAGYADALEALEPLLGDAHARRAEVRVARAELASGEQRVSLLVAAARAFEKAGLLEDALKAAKAAVATEPDLRAALLVAHLHRASGDAPRAARALLQAARLAAPEERPPLLLEAAGLWEKAGEVGEALEVVERIATDAPDMLSASELAERFARLGAFARALDVGFAPAMAAGEYTDALAMAAQAGDVARTRMALWALVATPDADPAHATALADGLREDAEWEGLLELAALSYERDAAFAVALRDEVLRARPAPVLARLRALEELGGEPGLGARLMLLLPELGLEPEALAEAVLARVRALPESARLESLAFAADGWPARREELLRERYTLERELGRLESAERTLALIAQDTKDAKARALLHLERGELLQGPLAQPAEAREAFEAALTDDADSLAAVQSLLALVDEARESTMFLTLADTLAKLAGADAWAPYRERLADAYEAQQRWAEAATQLEQLPDTDERLARRVKFAEARGMVGEALRLRERLTQDPAELEVILRGYLDAQLVGPAVRLAERLADANQLTPALTRWVTERFSPSPDGAVLAVRFWPALLREKWPDVDGWTLYAEALRALGRPEAERTDGIGAALVGSDAPAPRAPVSRMERPSQDFQHPEPDGLVPVTEQSLARLHVALKPVLESLGAQAVRVSVDPRGGVEAYLTSPDALVLGAGALGCFGAVELGWLCALALALGSEGVELTRPGAVLAWEDAAVAAWRAMPASLAAGRVLARLDSDVRGGDPASVDVGAVLSRSEAFRQLALASLDA